The following are encoded in a window of Podospora pseudoanserina strain CBS 124.78 chromosome 6, whole genome shotgun sequence genomic DNA:
- the NPL6 gene encoding chromatin structure-remodeling complex subunit RSC7 (EggNog:ENOG503NVPY; COG:S), producing MPSRRSGRAAAKRAQQALESTPKNFEGLDDEDEPMPDVDADVEADEDVEPPQDAEEEGDKDEDSVAEEEEEVAQEEEEEKSPSPPPEPVIRRRRLGRPPKNRPPDWDQLPIERPNADSDTPRRRGRGGWRGRGGRKGQYSAPTTQSIDKDGTVLDIVNDEVDLPEDPEGEKKVDKLGNLQDGREYRCRTFTVAGRGDRLYMLSTEPARCVGFRDSYLFFTKHKKLFKIIVNDEEKRDMIERDIIPHSYKGRSIGIVTARSVFREFGALIIVGGRRIIDDYNVAAVREDGAVEGELADPNDIYDPSQPYNKNQYVAWHGASAVYHSNAPTVPQQNAKVDTKKRRVAVNDMNWQLEHAREASQYNSILTDMRRQNVKGVYNVMTNLMHYPRISQPTHARIEQVFDSGKGEDAEESSTFPPLEPSISRNFLVMDTYMETPPAGISPAAYEVPFRTSRADYEASAAADPLAPFRGLSVISDDIIAELPPDCRAAFDKARQEEVDWFNKWGDEAKNTSRREPIVDKAIVPYPVMMH from the exons ATGCCCTCTCGGCGATCCGGTCGTGCTGCGGCCAAACGCGCTCAGCAAGCGCTTG AAAGCACCCCCAAGAATTTCGAGGGActcgacgacgaagacgagccCATGCCCGATGTCGATGCCGATGTCGAGgccgatgaggatgttgaacCCCCGCAAGatgcagaagaggagggtgacaAGGACGAAGACTCTGTtgccgaagaggaagaggaggtagcccaagaggaagaggaagagaagtcgccctcacccccacccgAGCCCGtcatccgccgccgtcgcctcGGCAGGCCCCCGAAGAATCGCCCGCCTGACTGGGACCAGCTTCCCATTGAGCGCCCCAATGCCGACTCGGATACTCCCCGTCGCCGTGGCagagggggttggcgaggCCGTGGTGGTCGCAAAGGCCAATACTCGGCACCCACAACACAGTCGATCGATAAAGACGGTACTGTCTTGGATATCGTCAACGACGAGGTCGACCTTCCCGAAGATCCTGAGggtgagaagaaggtggacaAACTGGGCAACCTTCAGGATGGTCGTGAATACCGCTGCCGCACCTTCACCGTTGCCGGCCGCGGCGATCGTCTCTACATGCTCTCCACCGAGCCTGCCAGATGTGTCGGTTTCCGCGATTCTTACTTGTTCTTCACCAAGCACAAGAAGCTCTTCAAAATTATCGTTAATGACGAGGAGAAGCGCGACATGATCGAACGCGATATCATCCCACATTCCTACAAAGGTCGCAGCATAGGAATCGTGACAGCGAGGTCCGTGTTCCGCGAATTCGGCGCTTTGATCATTGTCGGCGGACGGAGAATCATCGACGACTACAACGTCGCGGCAGTTCGTGAGGatggggctgttgagggcGAGTTGGCGGATCCTAACGACATTTACGACCCTTCGCAGCCTTACAACAAGAACCAATACGTTGCCTGGCATGGCGCCAGCGCGGTGTACCACTCCAATGCACCTACTGTTCCGCAGCAAAACGCCAAGGTCGACACGAAGAAACGTAGAGTGGCCGTCAACGACATGAATTGGCAACTTGAGCACGCCCGTGAGGCGAG CCAATACAACAGCATCCTGACCGATATGCGCCGCCAGAATGTCAAGGGGGTTTACAACGTCATGACCAACTTGATGCACTATCCCCGCATCTCCCAGCCAACCCACGCCAGAATCGAACAGGTTTTCGACAGCGGCAAAGGCGAGGACGCCGAAGAGAGCAGCACATTTCCTCCGCTTGAGCCGTCCATCTCTCGGAACTTTCTGGTCATGGATACCTACATGGAGACGCCCCCGGCCGGCATCTCGCCAGCCGCCTACGAAGTGCCATTCCGCACGTCCCGTGCTGACTACGAAGCTTCAGCAGCTGCCGACCCTCTAGCACCATTTCGAGGACTTTCGGTTATATCTGACGACATCATTGCCGAGTTGCCCCCGGACTGCCGGGCTGCTTTCGACAAGGCCAGACAAGAAGAGGTCGACTGGTTTAACAAGTGGGGCGATGAAGCCAAGAATACTTCAAGACGTGAGCCAATTGTGGACAAGGCCATTGTGCCGTATCCTGTGATGATGCATTAA
- a CDS encoding hypothetical protein (EggNog:ENOG503PIM6), with protein MAPFALVTTSILDTRGDKTPDTTDNAVIWIVVSIVAGTIGVVTALTTLVVCYTKRHQYKKAKARDPYLSREEFSRKRKLSANDLFKEEETWRGHMIRKSLASRSTNTIDQQPQQHQPEPQRQQQHQELEHVPGSDQQQQPLSPAALSTAATINQIDQQISEMERKESTRLKEDWKRWEAQVRHERSASGEQHPAIAASNSVPIIAVPTPPKHRSHNRVSFPELRPEPLRPPPRNPARCQPSNGG; from the coding sequence ATGGCCCCTTTTGCTCTTGTTACTACTTCTATACTTGATACCCGTGGTGACAAGACCCCAGATACCACGGATAACGCTGTGATATGGATAGTGGTCTCCATCGTTGCCGGCACTATTGGTGTCGTGACAGCCCTTACTACACTCGTCGTCTGCTACACCAAGCGTCATCAATACaaaaaggcaaaggcaagaGACCCGTATCTGAGCCGCGAAGAGTTCAGCAGGAAGAGAAAGCTGAGCGCAAATGACTTGttcaaagaggaggagactTGGAGGGGGCATATGATCCGCAAGTCTCTCGCCAGCCGGTCAACAAATACCATCGaccagcagccacagcagcatcaaccaGAACcgcaacggcagcaacaacatcaagaacTGGAACATGTGCCAGGATCagaccagcagcagcaaccgctATCTCCCGCAGCGCTCTCAACAGCAGCGACCATCAATCAGATCGACCAGCAGATTTCCGAGATGGAGCGAAAAGAATCCACGAGGCTGAAGGAAGACTGGAAGAGGTGGGAAGCCCAGGTTCGACATGAACGGTCTGCTTCAGGGGAACAGCATCCAGCCATAGCGGCATCCAACAGTGTACCTATCATCGCTGTCCCTACGCCGCCAAAGCATCGATCCCACAACCGAGTATCGTTCCCAGAGTTGCGCCCAGAGCCGCTGAGGCCCCCGCCAAGAAATCCTGCCCGGTGTCAGCCGAGTAATGGTGGATGA
- the SUA7 gene encoding transcription initiation factor IIB (BUSCO:EOG09262PAY; EggNog:ENOG503NU54; COG:K), giving the protein MSALYPPHPSSASGEYKEDLNAILMCAECKEFPPNLIEEFSSGDMVCESCGLVLGERIIDTRSEWRTFSNDDQGNDDPSRVGDGPNLMIDGDQLQTTIAFDGKGAKNLSHLQNKMTNDKGSKQLLNAYRDIQSFTDSINTGTQVANAAKHIYKLVDDAKALKGKSQEAIIAGCIFIACRQANADRTFREIYRLTKVSKKEIGRVFKQLETFLQKAGGADDITKAGPFNQTYQAKASTTAVGLCARYCSNMGFRNPVRVEDVARRLAKKSQQVADLAGRSPLSVAAACIYMASHLVGEPKASKEIAGVAGVSDGTVKTAYRYLYQAKDALLTKEEFPDDMPDASKLPAN; this is encoded by the coding sequence ATGTCGGCCCTttatcctccccatccctcctcggcttccGGCGAGTACAAGGAGGACTTGAACGCCATCCTCATGTGCGCCGAGTGCAAAGAGTTTCCGCCTAACTTGATCGAGGAATTCTCATCGGGCGACATGGTTTGCGAGTCTTGTGGATTGGTCCTGGGTGAGCGTATTATTGATACGCGCTCCGAGTGGCGGACATTCTCGAATGATGACCAGGGTAACGATGACCCTTCTCGTGTTGGTGACGGTCCCAATTTGATGATCGACGGCGATCAACTGCAAACGACAATCGCTTTCGACGGCAAAGGTGCAAAGAACCTGTCCCATCTTCAAAATAAGATGACGAACGACAAGGGCTCCAAGCAACTGCTCAATGCGTATCGGGATATTCAAAGCTTTACCGACAGCATCAACACGGGTACCCAAGTTGCAAATGCTGCGAAGCACATTTACAAGTTGGTCGATGATGCCAAGGCCCTCAAGGGTAAATCACAAGAAGCGATTATCGCCGGATGCATCTTCATCGCCTGTCGACAAGCAAATGCTGACCGTACTTTCCGTGAGATTTATCGCCTCACCAAGGTCtccaagaaggagattggCCGCGTCTTCAAGCAGCTTGAGACCTTCCTGCAGAAGGCCGGCGGTGCCGATGACATTACCAAGGCTGGGCCATTCAACCAGACCTACCAGGCCAAGGCCTCTACTACTGCTGTCGGGCTGTGCGCTCGGTATTGCAGCAACATGGGTTTCCGCAACCCGGTCagggtggaggatgtcgcGAGACGTCTTGCCAAGAAGTCGCAACAGGTGGCTGACCTCGCTGGTCGTTCTCCCTTGTCGGTTGCGGCTGCGTGCATCTACATGGCCTCGCATTTGGTTGGAGAACCCAAGGCCTCCAAGGAAATCGCTGGTGTGGCTGGCGTCAGTGATGGTACGGTGAAGACGGCTTATCGCTACCTTTACCAGGCCAAGGATGCTCTCCTTACCAAGGAGGAATTTCCAGACGACATGCCCGATGCTTCCAAGCTCCCGGCCAACTAG